A single window of Polaribacter sp. SA4-10 DNA harbors:
- a CDS encoding group III truncated hemoglobin, protein MKPDISSRKDIKLIITKFYAQLLIDEKMLPFFEDIVVSNTLEHHLDVISDFWNDILFDTNTYSNNVMKKHVDKNVFVAFKKEHFTIWTSYFFHTIDTYFDGVLAQNMKNRATSIATVMQLKMELY, encoded by the coding sequence ATGAAACCAGATATTTCTTCTCGTAAAGACATCAAGCTTATCATTACAAAATTTTATGCTCAATTATTAATTGATGAAAAAATGCTTCCTTTTTTCGAGGATATTGTTGTAAGTAATACTTTAGAACACCATTTAGATGTCATTTCAGATTTTTGGAATGACATTCTTTTTGACACAAATACCTATTCTAATAATGTGATGAAAAAACATGTGGATAAAAATGTTTTTGTAGCATTTAAAAAAGAACATTTTACCATTTGGACATCGTATTTTTTTCATACAATTGATACTTATTTTGATGGAGTCTTAGCTCAAAACATGAAGAATAGAGCAACCTCAATAGCCACTGTTATGCAGCTTAAGATGGAGTTGTACTAA
- the porV gene encoding type IX secretion system outer membrane channel protein PorV, with translation MKKLGLCLIICALFVFKTQAQENAITTAAPFLLIVPDARAGGMGDMGVATSADAFSLFHNPAKMTFSNRQIKTGITYSPWLRNLTDDIFVGSASYLNRFSENAAWGAEFKYFSLGQIDLTDSNGNANGSINPNELVFTGSYALKLSETFSMGVSLKYIRSNLAFNGTAGNSLQPINSFAVDVSGYYQSLEENYGNFNGRYRIGFNFTNIGPKVSYTPGEEDFIPSNLKLGGGFDFILDDYNIISTNVEFTKLLVPTPQEDGSDQDKGWVEGIFSSFGDAPGGFSEEIKEFTYAFGAEYLYNNAFALRTGYFHESQDKGNRQYFTLGGGFKTNALNIDLSYLINSSDVNNPLENSLRFSLSFDLGEVFDDY, from the coding sequence ATGAAGAAATTAGGATTATGTTTAATTATTTGTGCCTTATTTGTGTTTAAAACACAAGCGCAAGAAAATGCAATTACTACTGCAGCACCATTTTTATTAATTGTGCCAGATGCAAGAGCGGGTGGAATGGGAGACATGGGAGTTGCAACATCTGCAGATGCTTTTTCTCTTTTTCATAACCCAGCAAAAATGACGTTTAGTAATAGACAAATAAAAACAGGAATCACCTATTCTCCTTGGTTACGTAATTTAACAGATGATATTTTTGTAGGAAGTGCCTCCTATTTGAATAGATTTAGTGAAAATGCAGCTTGGGGAGCAGAATTTAAATACTTTTCTTTAGGTCAGATAGACTTAACAGATAGTAATGGAAATGCAAATGGTTCTATAAACCCTAATGAACTTGTGTTTACGGGGTCTTACGCATTAAAATTAAGTGAAACTTTTTCTATGGGTGTTTCTTTAAAATACATACGTTCTAATTTAGCATTTAATGGTACAGCAGGTAATTCTTTACAGCCAATTAATTCATTTGCAGTAGATGTTTCTGGTTATTATCAGTCTTTAGAAGAAAACTATGGTAATTTTAATGGACGTTATAGGATAGGATTTAATTTCACCAATATTGGTCCTAAAGTTTCTTACACACCAGGTGAAGAAGATTTTATTCCTTCAAATTTAAAATTAGGGGGAGGATTTGATTTTATTTTAGATGATTATAATATTATTTCTACCAATGTAGAATTTACAAAGTTATTAGTTCCAACGCCACAAGAAGATGGTTCTGATCAAGATAAAGGTTGGGTAGAAGGAATTTTTAGTTCTTTTGGAGATGCCCCAGGAGGTTTTAGCGAAGAAATAAAAGAATTTACATATGCATTTGGTGCAGAGTATTTATACAATAATGCTTTTGCTTTAAGAACAGGTTATTTTCATGAAAGCCAAGACAAAGGAAATAGACAATACTTTACGTTAGGTGGTGGTTTTAAAACCAATGCATTAAATATAGACTTATCCTATTTAATTAATTCATCAGATGTAAATAATCCATTAGAAAATTCATTACGTTTTTCTTTATCATTTGATTTAGGGGAAGTTTTTGACGATTATTAA
- the ccsA gene encoding cytochrome c biogenesis protein CcsA: MKNILNILYSTRLTAFLFILFATAMGVATFIENDFGTQTSKALVYNSWWFEGIMIFFVINFFGNIFRYRLYKKEKWPVFMFHAAFLLILIGAGVTRYIGYEGIMLIEEGETTNTFLSETTYVNLIVDNNKEQKTTHNKILLSAWGKNSWSFSDDFRGTNYSANLVDYVPWAEKKLVEDENGVEHLFFVESSEGSRHEHWIKKGTLQNIHGILVGFDTEDNTASINFKNENGNLKMISKADGDWFRMADQKRGKVAKDSAQNFQYLTLHTIAGLQFVIPRPAEKGIMKTISGPKDDKKLDVIFLDITANNETKRVELTGGKYSNSDNAKEISIGDLNFRMWYGAKVLESPFSIKLNDFQLEKYPGSESAASYASEVTVIDGEEKFDFRIFMNHILDHKGYKFFQSSYDLSGEREETHLSVNHDFWGTFITYLGYSLLYTGLICILFAKNTRFDYLKNSLKKIRKKKITMSIVATIFLSSFSFSQHETNHEPNRITNNQIDSILQANLVAVSHAESFNKLVIQDAGGRMKPAHTFASELVRKVSKTETFNGMQPSQVLLSIIENPRLWFEVPVIYLERGNTKIREILSLPAVAKYARLSDFITPMGVYRIKELVAEAQKKNVQNKFEKDLIKIDRRVGLLYSAIGGGILRIYPIPNDENNKWVSQPETSTAGFKATDSVFVRQSMPVYIQLLQEAKKTKDYTKANQILNGIKKFQKKYGASVHPSEKKIDLEISYNKIQPFVKLSKYYGFASLLLIVFVIVQIFNNKKWINLVVKGLIAFVIVLFIFHTMGLGSRWFISGNAPWSNAYESIIYVAWATMLFGLFFGRKSSLTITATTFLTAIILAFAHQNWLDPEIANLQPVLNSWWLLVHVSIIVASYGPFSLAMILGIFALFLMIFTNEKNKEKIELNIKEITVINEMAVTVGLIMLTIGNFLGGMWANESWGRYWGWDPKETWALISIMIYAFVLHMRLIPGLRGRFTFNLWSIIAYFSIMMTYFGVNFYLSGLHSYASGDRVITPTAVFYSLGFVTILGTLAWLKYRKYYKK; this comes from the coding sequence ATGAAAAATATTCTTAATATCCTCTATTCTACTCGTTTAACTGCATTTTTATTTATTTTATTTGCTACAGCAATGGGAGTTGCTACTTTTATTGAAAATGACTTTGGAACACAAACCTCTAAAGCGTTAGTCTATAACTCTTGGTGGTTTGAAGGAATTATGATTTTCTTCGTCATTAATTTTTTTGGAAACATATTTAGATATCGTTTATACAAAAAAGAAAAGTGGCCTGTTTTTATGTTTCATGCAGCATTTTTATTGATCCTTATTGGTGCAGGAGTTACCCGTTATATTGGTTACGAAGGAATTATGTTGATAGAAGAAGGAGAAACTACCAATACCTTTTTATCAGAAACTACGTATGTAAATCTTATTGTAGACAACAATAAAGAACAAAAAACAACTCATAATAAAATACTTTTATCTGCTTGGGGAAAAAATTCTTGGTCTTTTTCTGATGATTTTAGAGGCACAAATTATAGTGCGAATCTTGTTGATTATGTTCCTTGGGCTGAAAAAAAATTAGTTGAAGATGAAAATGGTGTTGAACATTTATTTTTTGTTGAATCTTCAGAAGGATCGCGTCATGAGCATTGGATTAAAAAAGGAACTTTACAAAATATACATGGAATTTTAGTTGGTTTTGATACTGAAGACAATACTGCTTCTATCAACTTTAAAAATGAAAATGGAAATTTAAAAATGATTTCTAAGGCTGATGGAGATTGGTTTAGAATGGCAGATCAAAAAAGAGGAAAAGTAGCAAAAGATTCTGCTCAGAATTTTCAATACTTAACCCTTCATACAATTGCTGGTTTGCAATTTGTTATTCCTAGACCTGCTGAAAAAGGAATTATGAAAACCATTAGCGGACCAAAAGATGATAAAAAACTTGATGTAATATTTTTGGATATTACAGCTAACAACGAAACGAAACGTGTAGAACTTACAGGTGGAAAATATAGCAATAGTGATAATGCAAAAGAAATTAGCATTGGTGATTTAAACTTTAGAATGTGGTATGGAGCAAAAGTTCTTGAAAGTCCATTTAGTATAAAATTAAATGATTTTCAATTAGAAAAATATCCTGGTTCTGAAAGTGCTGCTTCTTATGCGAGTGAAGTAACTGTAATTGATGGCGAAGAAAAATTTGATTTTAGAATTTTCATGAATCACATTTTAGATCATAAAGGATATAAATTCTTTCAATCTAGTTATGATTTATCAGGAGAAAGAGAAGAGACTCACTTATCTGTAAATCATGATTTTTGGGGTACTTTTATTACCTACTTAGGATACTCACTTCTTTACACCGGTTTAATTTGCATTTTATTTGCAAAAAACACCCGCTTTGATTATTTAAAAAATTCGTTAAAAAAGATTAGAAAAAAGAAAATTACAATGTCTATCGTTGCAACTATCTTTTTATCTAGTTTCAGTTTCTCTCAACATGAAACAAATCATGAACCTAACAGAATAACAAACAATCAGATAGATTCTATTTTACAGGCAAATTTAGTCGCTGTTTCTCATGCAGAAAGCTTTAACAAATTGGTAATTCAAGATGCTGGAGGTAGAATGAAACCAGCACATACTTTTGCTTCTGAATTGGTTAGAAAAGTAAGTAAGACAGAAACATTTAATGGTATGCAACCTAGTCAGGTTTTATTATCTATTATAGAAAACCCAAGATTATGGTTTGAAGTTCCTGTTATTTATTTAGAAAGAGGAAATACTAAAATTCGTGAAATTTTAAGTTTACCAGCAGTTGCAAAATATGCAAGATTATCAGATTTTATAACACCAATGGGTGTTTATAGAATAAAAGAGCTCGTTGCAGAAGCACAAAAGAAAAATGTTCAAAATAAATTTGAAAAAGACTTAATTAAAATTGACAGACGTGTAGGTTTATTATATAGTGCAATTGGTGGTGGTATTTTAAGAATTTACCCAATTCCTAATGATGAAAACAATAAATGGGTTTCACAACCAGAAACCTCTACCGCTGGTTTTAAAGCAACAGATTCAGTTTTTGTACGCCAATCTATGCCTGTTTATATTCAGCTTTTACAAGAAGCAAAAAAAACAAAAGATTACACAAAAGCAAATCAGATTTTAAACGGAATTAAAAAGTTTCAGAAAAAATACGGCGCTTCAGTTCATCCTTCAGAAAAGAAAATTGATTTAGAGATTTCTTATAATAAAATTCAACCTTTTGTTAAACTTTCTAAATATTATGGTTTTGCAAGTTTGCTGTTAATTGTATTTGTAATCGTTCAAATTTTTAACAATAAAAAATGGATAAATTTAGTTGTAAAAGGATTAATTGCTTTTGTAATTGTCTTATTCATTTTTCATACAATGGGATTAGGTTCTCGTTGGTTTATTAGTGGTAATGCACCTTGGAGCAACGCTTATGAATCTATCATTTATGTTGCTTGGGCAACAATGTTATTTGGTTTATTCTTTGGAAGAAAATCTTCATTAACAATAACCGCAACTACTTTTTTAACTGCAATTATTTTAGCATTTGCACACCAAAATTGGTTAGACCCAGAGATTGCAAACTTACAACCTGTTTTAAATTCTTGGTGGCTATTAGTACACGTTTCTATTATTGTTGCAAGTTACGGACCTTTTTCATTGGCAATGATTCTTGGAATTTTCGCTTTATTCCTAATGATTTTTACGAATGAAAAGAATAAAGAAAAAATTGAATTAAACATTAAAGAAATTACCGTTATAAACGAAATGGCAGTTACTGTTGGTTTAATTATGCTAACAATTGGTAATTTTCTTGGCGGAATGTGGGCAAATGAAAGTTGGGGTCGTTATTGGGGTTGGGATCCAAAAGAAACTTGGGCATTAATTTCTATTATGATTTACGCCTTTGTTTTACACATGCGTTTAATACCAGGTTTACGTGGTCGATTTACATTTAATTTGTGGTCTATTATTGCCTATTTCTCTATAATGATGACCTATTTTGGAGTTAATTTCTACTTATCTGGCTTGCATTCTTACGCAAGTGGAGATAGAGTAATTACACCAACTGCTGTGTTCTATTCACTAGGGTTTGTTACTATTCTGGGAACTTTAGCTTGGTTAAAATATAGAAAATATTATAAAAAGTAA
- the cdd gene encoding cytidine deaminase — MRKIEVTTSVTIFNNISELSVDDKLLMDKAIEARKKAYAPYSKFSVGAALLLENDKIILGNNQESAAYPSGMCAERVAIWKAGSDFPGVKIKKLAISASSSISKVDKPIGPCGACRQTLSEYEINQKEPMEVFFMGEVGEVVKTNSLLSLLPFSFDSSYL, encoded by the coding sequence ATGAGAAAAATTGAAGTAACAACATCAGTAACAATTTTTAATAATATTTCAGAATTATCTGTAGATGATAAGTTGTTGATGGATAAAGCCATTGAAGCAAGAAAAAAAGCATACGCGCCATACTCTAAGTTTAGTGTAGGAGCTGCTTTGTTGTTAGAAAATGATAAAATTATATTAGGAAATAACCAAGAAAGTGCAGCATATCCTTCTGGTATGTGTGCAGAAAGAGTTGCTATTTGGAAAGCGGGTTCCGATTTTCCGGGAGTAAAAATTAAAAAATTAGCAATTTCTGCAAGTTCATCTATTTCTAAGGTTGATAAACCTATTGGTCCTTGTGGAGCCTGTAGACAAACATTGTCTGAATATGAAATTAATCAAAAAGAACCAATGGAAGTGTTTTTTATGGGAGAAGTTGGAGAAGTTGTAAAAACTAATTCGCTACTTTCTTTACTGCCTTTTTCTTTTGATAGTTCTTATTTGTAA
- a CDS encoding LysM peptidoglycan-binding domain-containing protein, producing MKHLKFFVFLCILTFTVSCGQQKKYVEYKVKEGESMRTIANNLDMKTRDLLRLNPDITRKPDANTVIIIPYKKRVNVKEKVGETIADEVVNVTNEDEIKNAALEELKKNFVVYEVKKGDAFYSLTRFYNVTQEELIYLNPELFEGLKVGQIIKIKPIVEGKESENHIYEDVIESDVSLKVALLLPFKTNENDTISSKDIFIKSKLANIVTDFYLGSEIAIDSLRHQGINIELNVFDTQKNGSEIRTILSENDLNENDVIIGPLYSEEAEIVANEVNIPVVFPVHSKNQSKFSSSKLIKTSPEKKVFREELVTYIKDNFNSGNLIVVGDGETSSNRISTLVKNSLEIHDSISEVHVLKPKDGYIAKELFLDILKPNMKNWVVMTTNDNVIVADAINSLISLPDSTSVKVLAFDKGKVFDKIDNLKLAKIGFTYVSDEYVDEASFSTKLFNKQYYAKNNALPSFYATKGFDITYDILMRLASGKDLKATFKDGASFRVESKFDYNNKLFKTTENKGLFILQYNDDLSLSRLK from the coding sequence ATGAAGCATTTAAAATTTTTTGTTTTTCTGTGTATTTTAACGTTTACCGTTTCTTGTGGTCAACAAAAAAAATACGTTGAGTATAAAGTAAAGGAAGGGGAATCTATGCGTACAATAGCCAATAATTTGGATATGAAAACTAGAGATTTATTACGTTTAAATCCTGATATAACAAGAAAACCAGATGCAAATACTGTGATTATCATTCCTTATAAAAAGAGGGTAAATGTAAAAGAAAAGGTTGGAGAAACTATTGCTGATGAGGTTGTAAATGTTACAAATGAAGATGAGATAAAAAATGCAGCTTTAGAAGAACTAAAAAAGAATTTTGTTGTCTATGAGGTTAAAAAAGGAGATGCTTTTTATAGTCTAACCCGTTTTTACAATGTTACTCAAGAAGAACTAATTTATTTAAATCCAGAATTATTTGAAGGGTTAAAAGTTGGTCAAATCATAAAAATAAAACCAATTGTAGAAGGGAAGGAGTCAGAAAATCATATTTATGAAGATGTTATAGAAAGTGATGTTTCTTTAAAAGTTGCATTATTATTGCCTTTTAAAACAAATGAAAACGATACAATTTCTTCTAAAGATATTTTTATTAAAAGCAAATTAGCAAATATTGTAACAGATTTTTATCTAGGTTCAGAAATTGCTATAGACTCATTAAGACATCAAGGAATAAATATTGAGTTAAATGTTTTTGATACACAGAAGAATGGCTCAGAAATTAGAACTATTTTATCTGAGAATGATTTAAATGAGAATGATGTTATTATAGGTCCTTTATATTCTGAAGAGGCAGAAATAGTTGCGAATGAAGTGAATATTCCAGTTGTTTTTCCTGTACATTCTAAAAATCAATCTAAATTTTCATCGTCGAAATTAATTAAAACATCACCAGAGAAGAAAGTATTTAGAGAAGAATTAGTAACGTATATAAAAGATAACTTTAATAGTGGAAATCTAATCGTAGTTGGAGATGGAGAAACAAGCTCTAATAGAATAAGTACTCTTGTTAAAAACTCCTTAGAAATACATGATTCAATTTCTGAAGTACATGTTTTAAAACCTAAAGATGGATATATTGCAAAAGAGCTTTTTTTAGATATCTTAAAACCAAATATGAAAAACTGGGTTGTTATGACAACTAACGATAATGTTATTGTTGCAGATGCTATTAATAGTTTAATAAGCTTGCCAGATTCTACAAGTGTTAAGGTGCTTGCTTTTGATAAAGGGAAAGTTTTTGATAAAATAGATAACTTAAAACTAGCTAAAATTGGTTTTACATATGTAAGTGATGAGTATGTTGATGAAGCATCCTTTTCAACAAAGTTATTTAACAAGCAATATTATGCTAAAAACAACGCGTTGCCTTCTTTTTATGCGACTAAAGGTTTTGATATTACGTATGATATTTTAATGCGTTTAGCTTCAGGTAAAGATTTAAAAGCTACTTTTAAAGATGGAGCTTCTTTTAGAGTTGAAAGTAAGTTTGATTATAATAACAAACTTTTTAAAACAACAGAGAATAAGGGTTTATTCATTCTACAATACAATGATGATTTAAGCCTTTCTAGATTAAAATAA
- a CDS encoding 3-oxoacyl-ACP synthase III family protein, whose product MISSKITGTGAFIPSIKKENKDFLNEKFLNEDGTDFSSENDVIIQKFKAITGIEERRYAKPAYTSSDLAYFAAQKAIEDANVNPEELSYIILAHNFGDVKEGKIQSDLLPSLATRVKHKLGIKNPNCVAYDLLFGCPGWIEGVIQAQAFIKAGIAAKCLVIGAETLSRVVDKYDRDAMIFSDGAGACIIEATEDDSSKILGHATQTFANEEAYYLYYGKSFNSEADKDTRYIKMLGRKIYEFALTAVPSGMKTALDKSGVEIEDVKKIFLHQANEKMDEAIIKRFYRLYKKPVPEGVMPMSIHKLGNSSVATVPTLLDLVLKGKIENQQLNKGDVIILASVGAGMNVNAVVYKY is encoded by the coding sequence ATGATTTCTTCTAAGATCACAGGCACAGGGGCTTTTATTCCATCAATAAAAAAAGAAAATAAAGATTTTTTAAATGAAAAGTTTTTAAATGAAGATGGAACTGATTTTTCATCAGAAAATGATGTTATTATTCAAAAGTTTAAAGCAATTACAGGGATTGAAGAAAGACGGTATGCAAAACCAGCATATACCTCTTCTGATTTGGCCTATTTTGCAGCTCAAAAAGCAATTGAAGATGCAAATGTAAATCCAGAAGAATTGAGTTATATCATTTTAGCTCATAATTTTGGAGACGTAAAAGAAGGGAAAATTCAAAGTGATCTTTTACCTAGTTTAGCAACAAGAGTTAAACATAAGTTAGGTATTAAAAACCCTAATTGTGTTGCTTATGACCTTCTTTTTGGCTGTCCAGGTTGGATTGAAGGCGTTATACAGGCACAAGCATTTATAAAAGCAGGAATTGCAGCAAAATGTTTAGTAATTGGTGCAGAAACACTCTCTAGAGTTGTAGATAAGTATGATAGAGATGCTATGATTTTTAGTGATGGTGCAGGAGCTTGTATTATTGAAGCGACAGAAGATGATTCTTCAAAAATTTTGGGCCATGCAACCCAAACTTTTGCAAATGAGGAAGCTTATTATTTATATTACGGAAAATCGTTTAACTCAGAAGCAGACAAAGATACGCGTTATATAAAAATGCTAGGTAGAAAAATCTACGAGTTTGCTTTAACTGCTGTTCCTTCAGGTATGAAAACGGCTTTAGATAAAAGTGGCGTAGAAATAGAGGATGTTAAGAAAATATTTCTCCATCAAGCAAATGAAAAAATGGATGAAGCGATTATAAAACGTTTCTATAGATTGTATAAAAAACCAGTGCCAGAAGGGGTTATGCCTATGAGTATTCATAAATTAGGAAATAGCTCTGTTGCAACAGTACCTACATTATTAGACCTCGTTTTAAAAGGAAAGATAGAAAATCAACAACTTAATAAAGGCGATGTAATTATTCTTGCCTCTGTAGGAGCAGGAATGAATGTGAATGCGGTTGTTTATAAGTACTAA
- the guaA gene encoding glutamine-hydrolyzing GMP synthase, whose protein sequence is MQQHNVLILDFGSQYTQLIARRVRELNIYCEIHPYNHPPKNQAEFKAVILSGSPNSVRGENVLHPNLLEIRGKKPVLAVCYGAQYLAHFSGGQVAPSDTREYGRANLSFVKSDETFFENISEGSQVWMSHSDTIKELPTNGKLLASTTDVKNAAYKIEGEETYAIQFHPEVYHTKDGKQLLENFLVKIAGVAQTWTPDSFVESTVAAIREKVGKDKVVLGLSGGVDSSVAAVLLNKAIGENLYCIFVNNGLLRKNEFETVLARYEGMGLNVKGVDASARFLNALEGLTDPEKKRKAIGNSFIEVFDDEAHKITDVTWLAQGTIYPDVIESVSVNGGPSATIKSHHNVGGLPDFMKLKIVEPLKMIFKDEVRRVGASMGIDPELLGRHPFPGPGLGIRILGDITAEKVRVLQEVDAIFINGLKEDGLYDKVWQAGAMLLPVNSVGVMGDERTYEKVVALRAVESTDGMTADWVNLPYEFLQKISNKIINQVKGVNRVVYDISSKPPATIEWE, encoded by the coding sequence ATGCAACAACACAACGTACTTATTTTAGATTTCGGATCGCAATACACACAACTAATCGCGAGAAGAGTAAGAGAGTTAAACATTTACTGTGAAATTCACCCTTATAACCATCCACCAAAAAATCAAGCAGAATTTAAAGCGGTTATCTTATCAGGTAGTCCAAACTCTGTAAGAGGAGAAAATGTTTTACATCCAAATTTATTAGAAATCAGAGGTAAAAAACCTGTTTTAGCGGTTTGTTATGGCGCTCAATATTTAGCACATTTTTCTGGCGGGCAAGTAGCACCTTCTGATACAAGAGAATATGGTAGAGCAAATTTATCATTTGTAAAAAGTGATGAAACATTCTTTGAAAATATTTCTGAAGGAAGTCAAGTTTGGATGAGTCATTCAGATACTATTAAAGAATTACCAACCAATGGAAAATTATTAGCCAGCACAACAGATGTTAAAAATGCTGCTTATAAAATTGAAGGTGAAGAAACCTATGCAATTCAATTTCATCCAGAAGTATATCACACAAAAGATGGAAAACAATTATTAGAAAACTTTTTAGTTAAAATTGCAGGAGTAGCACAAACTTGGACTCCAGATTCTTTTGTAGAAAGTACAGTAGCAGCAATTAGAGAAAAAGTGGGTAAAGATAAAGTTGTTTTAGGTCTTTCTGGAGGTGTAGATTCTTCAGTAGCAGCAGTTTTATTAAATAAAGCAATTGGTGAAAATCTATATTGTATTTTTGTTAATAATGGGCTTTTACGTAAAAATGAGTTCGAAACTGTATTGGCAAGATACGAAGGCATGGGATTAAACGTTAAAGGTGTAGATGCATCGGCACGTTTTTTGAATGCCTTAGAGGGATTAACAGATCCTGAGAAGAAAAGAAAAGCAATTGGGAACTCTTTTATTGAAGTTTTTGATGATGAAGCACATAAAATAACAGATGTAACTTGGTTAGCACAAGGAACAATTTATCCTGATGTAATTGAGTCTGTTTCTGTAAATGGAGGTCCATCGGCAACTATTAAAAGTCATCATAATGTGGGGGGGTTACCAGATTTTATGAAGTTAAAAATTGTTGAACCTTTAAAAATGATTTTTAAAGATGAAGTAAGAAGAGTAGGAGCTTCTATGGGAATTGATCCTGAGTTATTAGGGCGTCATCCTTTCCCTGGTCCAGGTTTAGGAATACGTATTTTAGGAGATATTACAGCAGAGAAAGTGCGCGTTTTACAAGAAGTAGATGCGATCTTTATAAACGGTTTAAAAGAAGATGGCTTGTATGATAAAGTTTGGCAAGCAGGTGCAATGTTACTTCCAGTAAATTCTGTTGGAGTAATGGGAGATGAAAGAACATATGAAAAAGTGGTAGCTTTAAGGGCTGTAGAGAGTACAGATGGAATGACTGCAGATTGGGTAAATTTACCTTATGAATTTTTGCAGAAAATATCTAATAAAATTATAAATCAAGTAAAAGGTGTAAATAGAGTTGTTTATGATATTAGCTCTAAACCACCTGCAACAATAGAATGGGAGTAG